The DNA window GGCGACGACGTGAACGATGCCGCCGGCGACGACGGAGAGCAGCAACCAAATGACCGGATCTCGGAACTGGGTGGCGAGGTTCCTCATCGACGCGAGGTGCATGGATGCACGCTGGAATGATGGTGTCAGCTCCGGCTGGAGGCCTTGGCGCTCGGCTTCGTCCCAAGCCAAGGTAATCGCGGCGTCCAGGAGTTCGATTCGTCGCAGATTGTGGTCCCGCATTCGGCGCATCAACTGGTAGAAGACGTAGAAGCCGTAGATGCCGAAGGTGAGGACGGTCCAGCCGAGCGCGGTCCAGAAGTTGAAGATGTAGTCGCTCTCAACTCGGGTCTGCCACGCAATCCGGAATCTGTCCTGCGCAGTCGCAGCGGGGAAGTAGGGGCTTGCCATCACATCGATGCCTCAGAAGGGGCCATGCGAGCCGAACCGTCGACTGCCAGCACCACCCCGATGTCGCCGATATGCATGAACTCAGCATGCCATGACTCCGGCGGTCGAACTGTATCCAGACACGACAACTGCCCAGATGTCAGGATGCTCTCGTGTCTCTGGGTTCTACCGGGGTGCCGCCGGTCCTCCTGTCCACCGACGAGGGTGTTGCCGTCGTAACCCTCAATCGCCCGCACCGGGGGAACGCCTGGACCGGGCGAATGGAATCAGAGTTCAGAGCCCTTATCGCCGAAGCCGACAGCGATCCCGATGTAGGGGTGATCGTCGTCACTGGGGCGGGCCGGCACTTCTGCGTGGGCGCAGATTCGCGGGCATTGGAAATGCACAGCGAAGCCGGTTCTTACCAGTCGGGCATCGAGGTTCCTCCGGCTCAGCCCGGCAACCCCGACGATCCATCTTCCCAAACCCGGTTCGGGTTCCTTCGCGCCTTGAACAAGCCGGTGATCGCAGCTGTGAACGGATCGGCGGCCGGTATCGGGTTCGTGATCATGTGTTTCGCCGACGTCCGGTTCGTGGCGTTCGAGGCCAAGCTGACCGCGGCGGCTCCTAGGTTGGGGTTGCCGGCCGAGTGCGGGATCTCCTGGATCCTGCCCCGTCTCATCGGGCTATCCCGGGCAACCGAGCTGCTCATCTCGAGCCGTATTCTCCGGGGAAACGAAGCCTCCGACATCGGGCTGGCCCACCGAAGCCTGCCGTCCCACGAGGTCCTGCCGGGCGCGGTCGCCTACGCCCGAGCCTTGATCGCCGAGTGCGCCCCGAGCTCGCTTCGAGCAACCAAACAGCAGCTGGCCCTGGACCTCGAACGCTCGCTTCTCGATGCGGATAGGGATGCCAACGACCGACTGCTGCGAATGGTGGGTAGCGACGACTTCCGCGAGGGTGTAGAGGCGCTCGTACAGCGCCGTCGACCGCGGTTTCGCCAACAGCCCACGGATTAGAGGATCTAGCGCGCGCCGCGCAAGAGTCTGCCGGGCAGCGCTCCGGTTGCCTCTCCCGACTTGAAGATCACCTCTCCGGCTTTCACGCTCCACTCGTAGCCTTCCGAGCGCTGCACCAGCCGGGTGGCGCCGCCGGGTAGGTCGGCAGCGACTTCCGGCCGGCGCATACCGATCTTGGCGGCGTCGATCACGTTGACATCGGCGACGCACCCGGGAACGAGCCTGCCTCGGTCCGACAGTCCGTACAGATCCGCGGTGGCCGACGTGATCTGCCGAACCGCCTCCTCAACAGGCAAGCGCCCATCCCGGCGATCCCTCGCCCAGAAGCTCAGCATGAAAGTCGTGGTCGACGCGTCGCAGGTCTGGCCCGCGTGGGCGCCGCCGTCGCTCAGCCCATACACGGTGGCCGGATGAACGAGCATCTCTCGCGTCGCTTCGAGGTTCCCGTCGCTGTAGTTGAGCACGGGCGAATTCAGGAGCTGCCGCCCCTCGTCTTCCATCAACAGATCCAGGAAGGTCTGCCACTTGTCTAGACCTCGTGCCGCGGCGATTCCCGCCACGCTGTCCGCGGGGCCCGGCTCGTAGTTCGGTGGATCGCCAAGGAGATATGTCCGTTCCGCCGACATGAATCCCATGACGAGTGCGTTCCCGTCGAGGCCTCTGGCGTCCTCGACCAGGCGCGCCTTGAGCTCGGGGCTGGCTCTCAGCCTGTCGACCTGGTCCTTCCAGGGAAGCAGCCCGATACCGGAGGCGCCCCATGTTGGGGTGAACGCGAACGGGTGGAACGTCTGGAAGCCGAGGAGAATGGAGACCGTCCGGGCGGTCACTTGCGGCCGGATCGGCACGCCGGCGGCGAGAGCCTCTGCCGCCATATCTAGCAGCTTGCGCCACTGGTCCGGGTCGTTGTTGTTCTGGTTGAGAGCAAACGAGATCGGGCGACCGGTCTCAGCCGCCAAGCGACGCATCCAGGCGACCTCGCGCTCGGGCGCGGCGAGATCCTCGCCCAGTGCCCCGGCCGCCGCCAACTCGAACACGCCGGCACCCAACTCTCCCAGCACGCGACCGATGCCGAACAGCTCGTCCTCGGCAGCGAATGTCCCCGGCACCGGCTCTCCGTCGATGGCCCGGTGCGCCAGAGTCCGGCTCGTCGAAAACCCCAATGCGCCGGCGCTGATCCCCTCCCTGACCAGGGCCGCCATCGCCTGGACGTCCTCGCCGGTCGCGGGCTCGTTGTGCGCGCCTCGTTGCCCCATCACATAGGCGCGAACGGCGCCGTGCGGTACTTGGGTTCCGACGTCCAGCGCCTTTGGCAGCCCGTCAAGTGCGTCCAGGTACTCGGGAAAGCTCTCCCAAGCCCATTTGATCCCGGTAGAGAGGGCCGCACCCGGGATGTCCTCCACGCCTTCCATGAGTCCGATGAGCCAGTCCCGCCGGTCAGGATGGCATGGAGCGAAACCCACCCCACAGTTTCCCATCACCACCGTCGTGACACCGTGCCAGCCGGTTGGGGTCAGCCACGGATCCCACGTCACCTGCCCGTCGTAGTGCGTGTGAACGTCGACGAACCCCGGAGTAACCAGGGCTCCATCCGCATCGATCTCCGTCGTGGCCGGCTCATCGACCCTGCCGACGCAGGTGATCAACCCACCGTCGACAGCTACATCCGCTGTCCGTGGAGGGGCGCCGGTCCCATCGACGACAGTTCCCCCGCGTACGACGAGATCGTGCATCACACCCCCCGAAGAGTTGACCGAGCGTGGTTCGGACCCCGACATTACGCGAACGCCGATGAGCTGTTTGTATTGTCGCCGCTCGTGCCATATCAACGACAGGAACCCGGGAACGTCCCTCCTATCGAAGATTGGGCCCGCCTGCTGGACGGACGCGTCGCCGTCGTAACGGGTGGCGGGGAGGGAATCGGAGGATCCATCGCGAGCCTGTTCGCCCAGCACGGTGCGCTCGTCGAAATCGCCGAGATTGACCCCGACAGGGCTTCGCAGAAGGTTCGTGAAGTGGAGGCGTCGGGCGGAACCGCCAGGGCGCATGTCGTGGATGTCACCACAGAACGCGGCGTGGACCAGCTCGCGCAGGCGGTGCTGCAGGCCCACGGCCGGATCGATGTCCTGGTCAACAACGTCGGCGATTACCGGCCGTTGGTGCCTTTCCGCCAGTCCTCCCTGTCGTCGTGGACCTCCATGTACGACATGAACCTCCTTCATGTGATCGCCGTGACCAGGGCGTTCATCAACCCGATGATCGATCAGAACCGTGGTGTCATCGTCAACGTGCACTCCGTCGAAGGAATGCGGGGTTATCCGAGCGATCCGGTCTACGGGGCGATGAAGGCCGCGGTGGCCCACTTCACCACCTGCCTCGCGGTCCAAGTAGGGCGATACGGAATCCGGGTCAACGGGATAGGCCCCGACCTCACCCAGACCCCACAGGTGGACTATCTCACCGGCTGGGAGGACGCTGAGCGTCTGTGGCCATCGTGGGCGCCGGTCGGACGTCTTGGATGGCCAGAAGACCAGGCGAGAGCAGCTCTGTTCCTCGCCTCGGACCTGTCGTCTTTCGTCACCGGCCACAACGTCCCGGTCGATGGCGGAACCAAGGCGGGGGGAGGCTGGTTCTACTCTCCGTCCGAAAGGCGATACGTGAACCGGCCCCGGGATCTATGAGCCGCCCCCGGCCGACAGGTACGACGCGCCACCTCTAGAGCGCGCTGCGAACCTCCCAGAGGTCAGGGAACGCGGGCCGGAAGAGGGTCGATCGAAGATAGGCCGCCCCCGGCGACCCACCAGTCCCGGATTTGTCGCCGATGGTCCGTTCGACCATCTTCACGTGACGGTACCTCCACTCCTGAAGTCCCTCGTCGAAGTCGACCAGTCGTTCGGCGACTTGGGCGGGTTCTCCGTCGTCGCGGTACACCTGGAGCAGGACCGCTTGGATCTCTTTGGAAGT is part of the Acidimicrobiales bacterium genome and encodes:
- a CDS encoding enoyl-CoA hydratase-related protein, producing the protein MSLGSTGVPPVLLSTDEGVAVVTLNRPHRGNAWTGRMESEFRALIAEADSDPDVGVIVVTGAGRHFCVGADSRALEMHSEAGSYQSGIEVPPAQPGNPDDPSSQTRFGFLRALNKPVIAAVNGSAAGIGFVIMCFADVRFVAFEAKLTAAAPRLGLPAECGISWILPRLIGLSRATELLISSRILRGNEASDIGLAHRSLPSHEVLPGAVAYARALIAECAPSSLRATKQQLALDLERSLLDADRDANDRLLRMVGSDDFREGVEALVQRRRPRFRQQPTD
- a CDS encoding amidohydrolase family protein, with protein sequence MHDLVVRGGTVVDGTGAPPRTADVAVDGGLITCVGRVDEPATTEIDADGALVTPGFVDVHTHYDGQVTWDPWLTPTGWHGVTTVVMGNCGVGFAPCHPDRRDWLIGLMEGVEDIPGAALSTGIKWAWESFPEYLDALDGLPKALDVGTQVPHGAVRAYVMGQRGAHNEPATGEDVQAMAALVREGISAGALGFSTSRTLAHRAIDGEPVPGTFAAEDELFGIGRVLGELGAGVFELAAAGALGEDLAAPEREVAWMRRLAAETGRPISFALNQNNNDPDQWRKLLDMAAEALAAGVPIRPQVTARTVSILLGFQTFHPFAFTPTWGASGIGLLPWKDQVDRLRASPELKARLVEDARGLDGNALVMGFMSAERTYLLGDPPNYEPGPADSVAGIAAARGLDKWQTFLDLLMEDEGRQLLNSPVLNYSDGNLEATREMLVHPATVYGLSDGGAHAGQTCDASTTTFMLSFWARDRRDGRLPVEEAVRQITSATADLYGLSDRGRLVPGCVADVNVIDAAKIGMRRPEVAADLPGGATRLVQRSEGYEWSVKAGEVIFKSGEATGALPGRLLRGAR
- a CDS encoding SDR family oxidoreductase, yielding MPYQRQEPGNVPPIEDWARLLDGRVAVVTGGGEGIGGSIASLFAQHGALVEIAEIDPDRASQKVREVEASGGTARAHVVDVTTERGVDQLAQAVLQAHGRIDVLVNNVGDYRPLVPFRQSSLSSWTSMYDMNLLHVIAVTRAFINPMIDQNRGVIVNVHSVEGMRGYPSDPVYGAMKAAVAHFTTCLAVQVGRYGIRVNGIGPDLTQTPQVDYLTGWEDAERLWPSWAPVGRLGWPEDQARAALFLASDLSSFVTGHNVPVDGGTKAGGGWFYSPSERRYVNRPRDL